AAAGGCGATAACGCAAATACTAGAGAAGTAACGACTGCTGTTCTTCTATTGAAATTGTTTTCTTCTTGGGGGTATTTCATCATTGTGTCCCCTAAAACAATCATCAAAAAAATTGTTGATAAAGCAGAAGGGAGTCTGGCAGCCCAGGTCCCTAAAGGATCCCAAGAAGTATTCCCTGGGATCGAAAATCCCATCCCCATCAACCAATAAACCAAAGGAGGCTTATCAAATCGAGGTAACCCATTTACTTGAGGAGTGAACCAATTGCCCGTTTCTGCCATAGCTCTACTGGCTGCTGCAAACAATGGTGGTGTTTCATCAACCAAACCTGTTGAGCCTAATTGCCAAACAAAAATTATTAATCCAAAAAACAAAATACAAAGAAGACCTCGTCTTCTTTGTTTTAAAGTTGGGGAAAAAGAGTTTGTTAAACTTTTCAACTAATCTTGTACGTCTGCAGAGATTTTTTTATTTAAGCCTTTATTAAGCCAATTCTCCACTCGTTTTGCAAAAACTTTGTTAGTGGCTTTTTTTTCAAACCAATCTCTACAGTTTTTTCTTTTGATTTCTGAGATTAATTTTGTTGCTTTTATCAATCCTTCAATATCATTGGGCCTAACCAAAAAACCATTGAAACCATCTTCAATCAATTCCCCAGGTCCTCCCAGATCATATGCAATTACGGGAACACCACAAGCCATCGCTTCAACAATAACGTTACCGTAAGCTTCATTCCATTTAGGAGTATTTATCAACGCTCTACATCTTCCTAATTCCTCCTGAAATTTATTCGTTGGAAGAAATCCTCTCCAGTCAATAATTTCTATTTCGAAAGTATTTTCAATTTTTGATGCATATTCTTTATCTTCAATAAGTCCCCAAACTAATAATTTTTCACTTAAGTGATTCGCAACTTTTACTGCATCTTCTAAACCTTTTTCTGGCGCAATTCTTCCAGCCCAACCTAATGGTCCATTCATATTTTCATTGAATAAATAATTTTCCTTATCAAATCCATTGCCAACAATAATTGGATCATTTTTTAATAAATAGTCTTTAGATTGTCGTTTCGTATGAAAAGCTAACTGAGAAGGAAAAAGTTGACTTATTTCACTGATTATTTCTTTCATTATTAGTGATTCAGAACCCATGCTAATTAAATGAAATATTTTAGTTGATTGAGTTTTTGTCAACCATAAAGGAAGCCAATCATATGAAAAGTTAATAACTGCATCAAATTGATTAGATATATCTAAAACCTCTTCCCATAACCTTGGTAAAACTGAATTAGATGGAATTACAACTGGATCTGTTTTCTTCTGATGTTGCCAACTAGGTTGATCAATTCCATCGATTAATCTTATTTTAAGTAATTCACTTTCAAAAGGTAATTTGGATCCTTTTGGTGCAATTAAAGTAATTTTATGGCCTAATAAAATTAATCCTTTAATCAGAGAAATAATAGTAAGTTCAACTCCTCCACCTTTGCCACTTCCCAAATAACCTATAGGTGTACTTACTAGAATAAGTTTTAATTGATTATTTATCACTTAAGTTAAGCCTCTTTTATTTGTTCATTAATGTTTTTATCCCCCCAGAATCTTCTCCTCTGACTTACAAATAGTACGGAAATTAAAACCAAAACCACTCCAATCCACTGGAGAAGGAAAAGTCTCTCGCCTAACCAAATCCCTCCGGTAATCAAGGCAAATACAGGAGTTAAAAAGGCAAGGGTACTAAAGCTTGTTAATTCTTTTCGGCTTGCAAACCAAAAAAACAATCCATAGGCAAGTGCGCTACCAAACAAACTTGAATAAGACATCAAAGTCCATTCAAAAACAGACCAATCTGGAACTAACGGCCAATTCTTATCGAACACATGCCAGAAGAGAAGAGGAACACTTCCCAAAACCATATGCCATCCAGTTACAGCAACAGGATCACTGTTTCTACAAGCAAATCGAATCAACACCGTTCCTAAAGCCATCGAGGTAGCTGCGCATATCATCCACACTTCTCCATGACTTAAAAAATTACTTCCTGATTCAAATTTGCCAAGCAAAAACCAATTCCCTAGCAACTCTGTAGGGACTCCAAGACAAATTATGCCAACCAAGCCAAGCACCAATCCAATCCATCCAATTGGATTTATTGCATCGCCAAAGAGAATTCTTGCTAATAAAGCAACCATCAAAGGTTGTGAATCAATAAGAACAGAACCCAAGCCTGCACCAGTTTCCATTAAACCTTTAGCTAGAAAAATCTGAAAAAGGGTTGCATCAATCAAAGTAAATACTAAAAACCACACCAAATCATCTTTTGAAATATTCCAACTCCTCTTCAAGAAAGGTACCGAAGCCAATACAACTAGGCCTGCAGGCAAAAGCCTTAGTGAGGCAACTATCTCAGGTCCCGCAGCATTGACCAAAGGTGCCATCGCCGCCATTGAGGTTCCCCAAAGAGCGAACGGCAAAATCATCAAAAACCAATTCCAAATGACAAACATAAGGTCAGAAAGCAATCTCCTTTTTAAGATCAATAAAGTTATGCATGATTTGAATGATTTGGCCCTTGAGACGCAAATCCAAAAAGAGGATGGCACGAATCTGTATTGAAGGTCCTATCAATTCAGAAACTCGAAAAAATGTTCTAAAAGCATTAAAGCAAATCGAGGAAAGAGAGTTCCCAGCCTTGCTACTTCGCATTGATAGTCCTGGTGGAACAGTTGGTGATAGCCAAGAAATCCATAGTGCCCTCTTGAGACTAAGAGAAAAAGGTTGTCATGTTGTAGCTAGTTTTGGCAATATCTCAGCCTCTGGAGGGGTCTATATAGGAGTAGGTGCTGAAAAAATTGTTGCCAACCCTGGAACAATAACAGGCTCTATTGGTGTCATTTTAAGAGGGAACAACCTATCCAAATTATTAGAAAAGGTTGGTATTAAATTTGAAACTGTAAAAAGTGGAATTTATAAAGACATCCTTTCACCTGATCGCCCATTATCAGCTGAAGAGAGAGAACTACTTCAATCCCTTATTGATAGCAGTTATGAACAATTTGTTTTAGCAGTTTCAAAAGGAAGAAATTTATCACCAGAAGATGTTAAAAGTTTTGCGGATGGAAGAGTTTTCACTGGAGAGCAAGCTAAAGAGTTTGGACTTGTAGATGAAATTGGTGACGAAAATGATGCAAAGTTACTTGCTATTAAAATTGCAAACCTAGATAAAAAAACAAAGCCTATAACCTTTGGTAAAACCAAAAAGAAATTATTAGGTTTTTTACCAGGAGGGAAATTAATCCACAACCTTATAAATTTATTAAATCTTGAGTTGGAAGGAAATGGACAGATACTTTGGCTATTCAAGCCATGAATTTTCAAAATGAATTCACCTGTCTTTGTGCATTGAGAGGAGCAACGACTTGTGAAAACAACTCTGTTGAGTCAATCACTTTGGCAGTTGAGGCATTACTAGTTGAATTAGTTTCAAGAAATAATTTGATCCCAGATCAAATTATTTCTGTTACTTTCTCCGTAACATCAGATTTAGATGCTTGTTTCCCCGCTTCTATTGCCAGAAAAAAAACAGGCTGGGGAAAAGTTGCACTTTTAGATTGCCAGCAAATGTTTGTTAAAGACGACTTATCAAAATGTATTCGCCTCCTTGCTTACGTTTTTTTACCAAACGATCAAATACCCCAAAATCCTTATCTTGGTAAAGCAAAAAATTTGCGTCCTGATCGATAAATTCAGATTTTTTTCCAAAGACCGCTTATATTCATTCAATATCTCAAAAGTACTTGAATATATTCAAGTACTTAAAATTACTTAAAAATTCAAGTTATGTTCAAGAAAAAATTGTTTTCAACCTTCAAGAAAAGTTTTTTTATTGGATTTTCAGCTTTTTTATTTGGAACAGGGGCTTATATTTTAGCTCCAAAAGCTTCAGCATCGCCAGGATTCTTTGAATACCAATGGGATCCTGAGCCAGGATATAAAAGACTTAAATATTATCAATCCTCCTCTAAAAGGAATGAAAGATCGACTTATTACTTCTTCCTAAGGGGGATAGAAAGAAAAGAAGACATTGAAAAATTAACGATTGCAGTCCCTGATTATTTTGAAGCAAAAATCAAAACAAAAAATTTAAGCCTCTGTAAAGTAAAAGTTGGTGGATATACCGCGAGGACTCGATGTTTAAAGAACATTCCTTCTCTAATTAAAGTTAATGATAAACAAACTATTATTGAAATCTACCCAGAAAAAGCCATTCCAAACAACAAGGATAATTACGCTGTAGTAATGAAAGTATTCAATCCCAGAAAAAGAGGTATGTTTCAAATCCAAGCTCTATCTCAAAAAGGTGGTGACATTCCTATCTCAACATATTTAGGAACTTGGAACATAGATGTACAGTGAACTGATAAATTAACCTTTATATCTAACTCCAATACGAGCATAAATAGAAATGACAAAAAGGACCTTTGGAGGA
This is a stretch of genomic DNA from Prochlorococcus marinus str. MIT 0912. It encodes these proteins:
- a CDS encoding DUF2808 domain-containing protein, which encodes MFKKKLFSTFKKSFFIGFSAFLFGTGAYILAPKASASPGFFEYQWDPEPGYKRLKYYQSSSKRNERSTYYFFLRGIERKEDIEKLTIAVPDYFEAKIKTKNLSLCKVKVGGYTARTRCLKNIPSLIKVNDKQTIIEIYPEKAIPNNKDNYAVVMKVFNPRKRGMFQIQALSQKGGDIPISTYLGTWNIDVQ
- a CDS encoding glycosyltransferase family 4 protein, with the translated sequence MINNQLKLILVSTPIGYLGSGKGGGVELTIISLIKGLILLGHKITLIAPKGSKLPFESELLKIRLIDGIDQPSWQHQKKTDPVVIPSNSVLPRLWEEVLDISNQFDAVINFSYDWLPLWLTKTQSTKIFHLISMGSESLIMKEIISEISQLFPSQLAFHTKRQSKDYLLKNDPIIVGNGFDKENYLFNENMNGPLGWAGRIAPEKGLEDAVKVANHLSEKLLVWGLIEDKEYASKIENTFEIEIIDWRGFLPTNKFQEELGRCRALINTPKWNEAYGNVIVEAMACGVPVIAYDLGGPGELIEDGFNGFLVRPNDIEGLIKATKLISEIKRKNCRDWFEKKATNKVFAKRVENWLNKGLNKKISADVQD
- the sppA gene encoding signal peptide peptidase SppA, with the translated sequence MIWPLRRKSKKRMARICIEGPINSETRKNVLKALKQIEEREFPALLLRIDSPGGTVGDSQEIHSALLRLREKGCHVVASFGNISASGGVYIGVGAEKIVANPGTITGSIGVILRGNNLSKLLEKVGIKFETVKSGIYKDILSPDRPLSAEERELLQSLIDSSYEQFVLAVSKGRNLSPEDVKSFADGRVFTGEQAKEFGLVDEIGDENDAKLLAIKIANLDKKTKPITFGKTKKKLLGFLPGGKLIHNLINLLNLELEGNGQILWLFKP
- the aroH gene encoding chorismate mutase, whose translation is MNFQNEFTCLCALRGATTCENNSVESITLAVEALLVELVSRNNLIPDQIISVTFSVTSDLDACFPASIARKKTGWGKVALLDCQQMFVKDDLSKCIRLLAYVFLPNDQIPQNPYLGKAKNLRPDR
- a CDS encoding DMT family transporter, whose translation is MFVIWNWFLMILPFALWGTSMAAMAPLVNAAGPEIVASLRLLPAGLVVLASVPFLKRSWNISKDDLVWFLVFTLIDATLFQIFLAKGLMETGAGLGSVLIDSQPLMVALLARILFGDAINPIGWIGLVLGLVGIICLGVPTELLGNWFLLGKFESGSNFLSHGEVWMICAATSMALGTVLIRFACRNSDPVAVTGWHMVLGSVPLLFWHVFDKNWPLVPDWSVFEWTLMSYSSLFGSALAYGLFFWFASRKELTSFSTLAFLTPVFALITGGIWLGERLFLLQWIGVVLVLISVLFVSQRRRFWGDKNINEQIKEA